The Parashewanella spongiae genome has a window encoding:
- the mreD gene encoding rod shape-determining protein MreD encodes MNYQAANGRPVAWLTFIVGLVLQVMPLPMEISAWRPDWLLLILMCWTLHLPHRYSIFTAFILGVILDVLLGSHLGVNALALSISVYFVLLYQQRLINFPQWQQALVVLAIMILYHLIVFWIEFILGETEFSLVLFYPAFASFIFWRWGNWMIRRIALKYRVT; translated from the coding sequence ATGAATTATCAAGCTGCTAATGGTCGTCCTGTTGCTTGGTTGACCTTTATTGTCGGATTAGTACTACAGGTGATGCCACTTCCAATGGAAATAAGCGCGTGGCGGCCAGATTGGTTGCTGCTTATCCTTATGTGTTGGACGCTGCATTTGCCTCATCGATACAGTATTTTTACCGCTTTTATATTGGGTGTGATACTGGACGTGTTACTTGGTTCCCATTTAGGTGTGAATGCGTTAGCACTTTCTATTTCAGTGTATTTTGTGCTCTTATATCAACAACGTTTGATTAACTTTCCTCAATGGCAACAAGCACTTGTTGTGTTGGCGATTATGATCCTTTATCACTTAATTGTTTTCTGGATTGAATTCATTCTAGGTGAAACCGAATTTAGCTTAGTCTTATTTTATCCGGCCTTTGCGAGCTTTATTTTTTGGCGCTGGGGCAACTGGATGATAAGGCGTATTGCTTTAAAATATAGAGTAACTTAA
- a CDS encoding Maf family protein, translating to MELVLASTSPRRKELLALITQLMPEKTFDCVSPDIDESQLEFEIATDYVKRLALQKAKVGAVLFGDEKAIVLGSDTIVVVDDDILGKPTSYQDAFDMLTRLSGREHQVMTAVAVVSQDGSNVLMVETQVEFCDLTASDIESYIESGEPMDKAGSYGIQGIAGAFIKNIIGSYSAVVGLPMMETRQLLLNAQSMNSK from the coding sequence GTGGAACTAGTATTGGCATCAACGTCTCCAAGACGTAAAGAACTGCTTGCATTGATTACCCAGTTAATGCCAGAAAAAACCTTTGACTGTGTTTCACCTGACATTGACGAGTCACAACTCGAATTTGAAATCGCAACGGATTATGTTAAACGTTTAGCGCTACAAAAAGCTAAAGTCGGTGCAGTATTGTTTGGTGATGAGAAGGCGATAGTGCTGGGGTCGGATACGATTGTTGTGGTGGATGATGATATTCTCGGCAAGCCAACAAGTTATCAAGATGCATTCGATATGCTGACACGATTATCAGGCCGTGAGCATCAAGTTATGACCGCCGTGGCGGTCGTGAGTCAAGATGGTTCAAATGTGCTAATGGTAGAAACTCAGGTTGAGTTCTGTGATTTAACGGCCAGTGATATTGAGTCGTATATAGAGTCTGGAGAGCCGATGGATAAAGCTGGTTCTTACGGTATTCAAGGTATAGCCGGTGCATTTATTAAAAATATTATTGGCAGTTATTCAGCGGTTGTTGGGTTGCCGATGATGGAAACAAGACAGTTATTGCTTAATGCACAAAGTATGAATTCGAAATAA